DNA from Tripterygium wilfordii isolate XIE 37 chromosome 4, ASM1340144v1, whole genome shotgun sequence:
CGTCGGAAAAGACCCCAACACGTCCCTTCCCAACGCTTTCCTCCACTTCTATGCTTCATGTGGTGCCTCGAGGTCTGCCCACAACTTGTTCGCTCAAATTCCTCAGACAAACAGAGAGGTTGCTGACTATACCGCTCTCATTACCTGCCTTGCACGCGAAGGGAGAACTAAAgatgcaatttttttatttttggaaatGCGGGAGAGGGTAGCGAGAATCGATGAGGTGGCAATTGTTTGTTTCTTGGGAATTTGCTCTAAGTTGAGTGATGTGGTAATGGGGAGACAAGGGCATGGCTGTCTGGTGAAGATGGGGTTCGGTGGTTGTGTTAAGGTTTGTAATGCTGTCATGGATATGTATGGGAAATGTGGGTTAATGGATGAATTGAGAAGGGTCtttgaggatatggaggagAAGAGTGTGGTGACATGGACTGTGCTTTTAAATGGTGCAATGAGATGCGAGGGTGTGGAGAGTGGGAGGATAGTGTTTGATGCAATGCCGGAGAAAAATGTAGTTGCCTGGACTATTATCATTGCAGGTTACGTAGGAAATGGCTTTGTTAGAGAGGCTTTTGTGTTCTTATGCGAAATGGTTTTGCAGCAGGGGTTGGGTTTAAATTATGTATCAATTTGTTCCATTTTATCAGCTTGTGCTCAGTCTGGGGATTTTGCAGTGGGTAGGTGGATTCATGTTTATGCTCTGAAGGACGTAGGGAACAAGATGAATGTCATGGTGGGAACAGCCTTAGTGGACATGTATGCAAAGTGTGGGAAAATAAACATGGCACAGAAAGTATTCGACTTCATGCTGCAAAGGAATGTTGTGACATGGAATACTATGCTGAGTGGGTTAGCAATGCACGGACAAGGTAGTCTTGTGCTGGATATGTTCCAGCGGATGATTAAAGAAGTTGAACCTGATGATTTAACATTTACGGCAGTCTTAAGTGCTTGCAGCCATTCAGGTCTAGTAGATCAAGGTTGGCATTATTTTTATAACCTTCAATCTTTGTATCACATTACACCTAAGATTGAACATTATGCTTGTATGGTGGATCTTTTGGGTCGAGCTGATTGTTTGGACGAAGCAAAGGCTTTAATAAAGAGGATGCCAATGCCTCCTAACGAGGTTGTTATTGGTTCCCTGCTAGGTTCATGCAATGTCCATGGAAAGCTAGAGCTGGGAGAATGCATTTTGCAAGAGTTGGTTG
Protein-coding regions in this window:
- the LOC119996664 gene encoding pentatricopeptide repeat-containing protein At5g15340, mitochondrial-like, coding for MKCPVQLDLLSFTTRHFRSLLRTASLSTGKKLHAVVITSGVGKDPNTSLPNAFLHFYASCGASRSAHNLFAQIPQTNREVADYTALITCLAREGRTKDAIFLFLEMRERVARIDEVAIVCFLGICSKLSDVVMGRQGHGCLVKMGFGGCVKVCNAVMDMYGKCGLMDELRRVFEDMEEKSVVTWTVLLNGAMRCEGVESGRIVFDAMPEKNVVAWTIIIAGYVGNGFVREAFVFLCEMVLQQGLGLNYVSICSILSACAQSGDFAVGRWIHVYALKDVGNKMNVMVGTALVDMYAKCGKINMAQKVFDFMLQRNVVTWNTMLSGLAMHGQGSLVLDMFQRMIKEVEPDDLTFTAVLSACSHSGLVDQGWHYFYNLQSLYHITPKIEHYACMVDLLGRADCLDEAKALIKRMPMPPNEVVIGSLLGSCNVHGKLELGECILQELVEIDPYNTEYHILVSNIYALAGKQDKSNALRQVLKNRGMRKIPGISSIHVNGQLHQFSAGNKSHPRTQEIYLLLDDMIRRLRLAGYVPNTSSQVISPSEFCQQP